A window of Borrelia sp. A-FGy1 contains these coding sequences:
- the dnaG gene encoding DNA primase, producing MEHAKVIDLIKSRVDIVDFIGERVKLVKSGSSYKGLCPFHAEKTASFFVNPSQSFFYCFGCKKGGDVIKFLMDIEKFSYDNALKFLCDRIGILYDDIKKSVIFKDRFQDKEIVSKIYSLNAKLVKFFLFYFYKNSEVLNYLLKNRNISEKVISLFNIGYLRSDIEGEFSFYNFLISKGYSPEILSKSGLFSRKKKKFSILSGRLIFPIKDFKGNVVGFGGRSLVLNNGPKYINLSETDAFKKRELLYGFYEGFSVIKEKKSVILTEGYIDVLSFFTAGLKTAVSTLGTSFSREHLALIRRYADKIIMCFDGDDSGLLATLKAYQICLPFGIDVSVIKMEYGLDPADILKTKGISYLRNIARNTCDAFEYLLERYFSKYDLNKTSDLNHVIGIFIKLISLSSTNTHRDILLEKIESKVGVRLETLRKDYYDIRERNAIENYKKSAYSYQPNTYERYLVIALLKDFNYFNIIRRNITDSDLHDVDVRKVFMCFENLFDNNEIFSLLNLKEFLKDRYGVSEIFFEDMLKIEFEVDNEMVIQILFAIKKRKLEERVLAFREMNRDNALIDAKTQIRELMFLNMQRESLRIYFK from the coding sequence ATGGAACATGCAAAAGTTATAGATTTAATTAAAAGCAGAGTAGATATTGTAGATTTTATAGGCGAACGCGTTAAATTAGTCAAATCAGGATCATCTTACAAGGGTCTTTGCCCTTTTCATGCTGAAAAAACAGCTTCTTTTTTTGTAAATCCTTCTCAGAGTTTTTTTTATTGTTTTGGGTGCAAAAAGGGGGGGGATGTTATAAAATTTTTAATGGATATTGAGAAATTTAGTTATGATAATGCACTTAAGTTTTTATGTGATAGAATAGGTATTCTATATGATGATATTAAGAAATCAGTTATTTTTAAAGATAGATTTCAAGATAAAGAAATAGTTTCTAAGATATACAGCTTAAATGCTAAATTAGTTAAATTTTTTTTGTTTTATTTTTACAAAAATAGTGAAGTTTTGAATTATCTTCTTAAAAATAGGAATATATCAGAAAAAGTTATTAGTTTATTTAATATTGGATATTTACGGTCTGACATAGAAGGTGAATTTAGTTTTTATAATTTTTTAATTTCAAAAGGATATTCTCCTGAAATATTAAGCAAGAGTGGTTTATTTTCAAGGAAAAAGAAAAAGTTTTCAATTTTATCTGGTAGATTAATTTTTCCAATCAAAGATTTTAAAGGAAATGTGGTGGGATTTGGAGGGAGAAGTTTGGTCTTAAATAATGGTCCCAAATATATTAATTTGAGCGAAACAGATGCTTTTAAAAAAAGAGAGTTGCTTTACGGATTTTATGAGGGATTTTCTGTGATTAAAGAAAAGAAATCGGTAATCTTAACAGAAGGGTATATAGATGTCCTTTCTTTTTTTACAGCTGGTTTAAAGACTGCAGTATCTACATTGGGCACATCTTTTTCAAGGGAACATCTTGCTTTGATTAGAAGATATGCGGATAAAATAATAATGTGCTTTGATGGTGATGATTCTGGACTTTTAGCTACGCTTAAAGCATATCAAATTTGCTTGCCCTTTGGTATTGATGTAAGTGTAATTAAGATGGAGTATGGACTTGACCCTGCAGATATTTTGAAAACCAAAGGTATTTCTTATTTAAGAAATATTGCTAGGAATACTTGCGATGCATTTGAGTATCTTTTGGAAAGATATTTTTCTAAATATGATTTAAATAAAACATCGGATTTAAATCATGTGATTGGTATCTTTATAAAGTTAATAAGTTTATCAAGTACTAATACACATAGAGATATTCTTTTAGAAAAAATAGAGAGTAAGGTTGGGGTTAGACTTGAGACCTTAAGAAAAGATTACTATGATATTAGAGAAAGAAATGCAATTGAGAATTATAAGAAGAGTGCGTATTCTTATCAACCAAATACATATGAGAGATATTTAGTAATTGCCTTGTTGAAAGACTTTAATTATTTTAATATAATAAGGCGTAATATTACTGATAGTGACTTACATGACGTTGATGTAAGAAAGGTTTTTATGTGCTTTGAAAACTTATTTGATAATAATGAGATTTTTTCATTGCTTAATTTAAAAGAATTTTTAAAAGATAGGTATGGCGTTAGTGAAATTTTTTTTGAAGATATGTTAAAGATAGAGTTTGAAGTAGATAATGAAATGGTTATTCAAATTTTATTTGCAATTAAAAAAAGGAAATTGGAAGAGCGCGTTTTGGCTTTTAGGGAAATGAATAGGGATAATGCTTTAATAGATGCTAAAACTCAAATAAGAGAATTAATGTTTTTAAATATGCAAAGAGAGAGTTTG
- the mltG gene encoding endolytic transglycosylase MltG — MLMKMKKNFIFSFVLIFILFILVFFLYFLNSSPFESEFLYEFEVHKGWGVKRIAKELKRQGFIRSERLLVAISYIFDSDKNFKEGNYLISSSFSTFDVYKELLKGSPTIDINVTIPEGYTARRIALKLSKVGIINDVQSFVDLINDVKFISELGLNYYSLEGFLFPDTYKFYKDMEIKEIIRVFVGNFFSKLISMGIDYKSYSSEDLYNRVIIASIVEREYRVKSEATLMASVFFNRINANMALQSCATIEYIITEELKRPHPRRIYFSDLEIKSAYNTYVNRGYPPTPISNAGIVSLRAAFFPDSTNYLFFVLKNPKTGIHKFSSDYSEHLLAVNSYIHNFVTKN; from the coding sequence ATTCTTATGAAAATGAAAAAAAATTTTATTTTCTCTTTTGTTTTGATTTTTATACTTTTCATCTTAGTATTTTTTTTATATTTTTTAAACTCATCTCCTTTTGAATCTGAATTTTTATATGAATTTGAAGTTCATAAAGGATGGGGAGTAAAGAGGATAGCTAAGGAACTTAAAAGGCAAGGATTTATTAGATCTGAGAGACTTTTAGTAGCTATTTCTTATATTTTTGATAGTGATAAAAATTTTAAAGAAGGTAACTATTTAATTAGTAGTAGTTTTTCAACTTTTGATGTATACAAGGAGCTTTTGAAAGGAAGTCCTACGATTGACATTAATGTTACTATACCTGAAGGATATACAGCTAGAAGGATAGCTTTAAAACTTAGTAAAGTTGGCATTATTAATGATGTTCAGAGTTTTGTTGATTTGATAAATGATGTTAAATTCATTAGCGAACTTGGGCTTAATTATTATTCTCTTGAAGGGTTTTTATTTCCAGATACTTATAAATTTTATAAAGATATGGAGATAAAGGAAATAATTCGGGTTTTCGTTGGTAATTTTTTTAGTAAACTTATTTCTATGGGAATAGATTATAAATCTTATTCTAGTGAGGATCTTTATAATAGAGTAATTATTGCTTCTATTGTAGAAAGAGAATATAGAGTTAAGAGTGAAGCGACGTTGATGGCGTCTGTTTTTTTTAATAGGATAAATGCTAACATGGCATTACAATCTTGTGCTACTATTGAGTATATAATTACTGAAGAGTTAAAAAGGCCTCATCCCAGAAGAATTTATTTTTCAGATTTAGAGATTAAGTCTGCTTATAATACTTATGTTAATAGGGGTTATCCTCCAACTCCAATTTCTAATGCAGGTATTGTGTCTTTACGTGCAGCTTTTTTCCCTGATAGTACAAATTATTTATTTTTTGTTTTAAAAAATCCTAAGACTGGAATTCATAAATTTTCTTCAGATTATAGTGAACATCTATTGGCTGTAAATAGTTATATTCATAATTTTGTTACTAAGAATTGA